The genome window acacacacatacatacatacactcacacacacacagtgagacacacaccTGGTGAGGATGTGTGCCTGGTCTTTGGCTGGTTTCTCCAGCTCCTGACCATGAAGGATGAGCTCTGCCACCTTGTGGAGCTGTTCGATACTGCGGGCTGTCACTTCTGCCAGACTACCTACTGATGACAGGTAGACAGCCTGGAGAGgaggaatgcacacacacacacacacacacacacacacacacacacacacacaaagtaagtGAATTCAGTGAGAATACACATATCAGATAATGACAGGTGGTGACACTGGAAAGAAATGAGTGCTaaatttaaagaaagaaaaacacatgaaagctcTCGTCAGTCAATCCACTCCCATAATCTCACTGAGATCAACTCACCTCAACCGATCTCGGgtcgctctctttctccttcttttcttccttctctcctctcacctcGTCCCCCTCTggcttctctgttttctcctcttcctcctcttccttctctccagGTGAGGCCTCCACTCCTGGCTGGTCCTCCGTTTCCCTGCCAACTGTCTCCGTAGTGACAGGCTGTTCCACCTCGCTCACCCAATCATGAGCCCTCATGCGAGCCTGCAGACGCATAATTACCACCCATCAGTACCGCATGATGGGAGATTGTTATGCCAAAGTATGCAAATGAGATGCACATATACAATTATATGCTAACATGAAGTAATATATGAGTCAGTTCTATTCGattatgcagtttcaaatggaaGATCTCTAGAAGGAGTTGGAAggtgtgcatatatgtgcatatgtttttatattattatacttGACAAgtataaaagaagaaaaagataagaaaaatcCTCAAGGCATTTTACTGGTCTTCACTTCTTTGTCAGGCTAGTTTAGAGTTAGAATttggggttaggattagggttaggagaAATTCAGCATATTCTAACACTCCTAAATACCATCagtctgttatttttttgttttgttttgttttgttttgttttttggtgtatCCACTTTCTATCAACCTGCCTTGTCTACTTCCATGTCAGTTAGTGAGTTTTTCCAGTCGTGAAAAAGTGTATGAAACATCAGCTACACTTCTATCTATCTTTTTactctatataaatatatatattttttatcttttatcagCTATATTTTTACCTCCTCCTTTGGTAATTTAAATTTAGGATTTGGCTACAGAATTGGGATTATGTTACACGTCTAATGGGCACAATTCAATTCTCTCTTTAAACTGTTAGGGTATAAAATTAATTGGTTGAAGTCAGAAGCTACGCCACTGTTAAGAATGTGTCATTCGTGTTTCATGACAAGTTTCAACTTTAGCTGAGTATCCAACGGGGAAAAAATATCTGGGAATTAAAGTGAGCCAAGACACGGAGGAAATGCCTCATTTAAATTTTGAACTGGCTCttcaaaaaaattcaaactaaTTTAGATAAGTGGAGGGAAATTAAACTTATCCTTCAGGGGAAAGAAAAACTAATGAAAGTGGTGGTGGCACCCCAAGTTGTAATTTTGATGACACTTGTGTGTATATTTCCTCAAAATTTCAAATTATATGatgcaataaacaaaaaaacaaacaaacaaaaaaacaggactaGACTTAGTAAGATGTGTTCTTACATGAAAAGGGAGGCTTAATACTGCCAGCTCCCAGATTCATAACaaatatttgatttaaaatggtTCCAATAGCCTGGAATAAAGAAAATCAACTGTGTACCAAAACTGTCAGCAACTCTTTTGATGGTTTCAAGAAACAGCCGAACAGCTTAACAGCTTTTATGATTAGAATTTGCTTTCAGTGAATTCTACCTTCTAATGTTCCAGCATCATTATTACTTCTTTTATATTTCTAATACTTGCTTTATCCTTTTCTATCTtaggactatttttttttatcattatcaacTTATTTTGTTACTActattatccttttttttttttttttaatcttttaggattttattgtgtcattgtttttattttcctttgtacATTTTGCTCCTTGTATCTTCTGTTTTAAATACCTGTGTTACTGTTTTCTAGTGTTTACTCTTGGGAAGCTGCATTTCATGACATTAAAGgagttatataaataaagtttcttctccttctcattattatcattagttaCCCCTTCTGATGAATGATCTCAGTATACATTACTGAGATCATTCATCTtcaatgtgtatatgtgtgtgtgtgtgtgtgtgtgtgtcaccttgtTGAGTTTGTCTGGCGTGGCGGCAACGTGAAGCtcaaacagcagctcagtgagAATACTCACAAACTCCTccccatcagcagctgaaacacacacacatacgcacacgcacacacacacacacacacacacacacacacacacacacacacacacacacacacacacacacacacacaccagagtaGAGTTAGCATCCCTCTACAATATTTATACAGCGCATGAACATCGTAGATCTGTGAATTATAAGATTAGAGCTTATTTCTACCACATCATTAATAGTTTCATTTCCCCCATGCTGGGACCGCATCTTTTGTCATCATCAAATTTTTCGTCGCCTTAAGCAAATAATACACCAGAGATTTAGAGCACgtcttaattctttttttttttttcattcccaaTTAATTCCAATGTCTCTATCTGAACCACCTTTAGGGCCTTTATGTGCAGAGCGCATGCAGATTTGGACGAGACATTTCGATTTGATGGATTGCTTTCCTTTGTTCTGAGATGTGATCTGTGATGTGCTGTGAATGTGTCGGCGGCCACTGAACACCAACGCTGGATCAGGCACTACTTTACACCCTGGAGGTAAACGGGtggcagtttgttttgaacTCTGGACTGGCATGACATTTCCTGAGGCACTTGTCACATAATGTAAGAATCCATACAGCTTTCACAGTGTGAAGTGACAACTGGCTGGTGAGATGTGATGAGaccaaaaattttaaatgtcacaGCATCCCCTTGTTGCAATGTttcaatatttcactttggtggaacattttctctatttttccCTCACAGAGGCAACACCATAGGAGATCAGGAACTGTCAGCCACCAACATCAGTTCCCCTAAGGATCTGTGGCTTTTCAGGGTTTCTGCAAACAGGCAAAATAATTTCCTTAAGCGTGTGCTCATAGATACCATGTGAGACAGTGTGATTAGGGTTGACACTGCTTGAGTTTAAACTTTGCCTTTTCTACACAAAAGTAAATCACAAAAGATAACGCTTCAGACATTCTCTCAGCTGAGGCTGGGGCTTTAGATACCATACTATCGTGATAATATGTGTTTACTcgtttaaaggctgcattacagtaaaaggatatAATTTCTGAAGTTACCAGACTGTACTAGCTCTTCTATTACTTGCCTTTACCCACTAAGTTATTACACAGGCATTATTGATGGCTATTTATCAAAAAATAGAAGGAAAACACTATTACAGCTCCCAACACCTTATTTGACATTATTTAACTACACAACATTTCAATCAAACAGGGTCTTCAccaggcaaaataaataaataaataaataaataaataaataaataaaataaaataaaataaaataaaatgaacatccTGCTGGGTTGAAACATCACATAtttaaataaagtcaaataaagtgTTGCTGTAATGCAGAGTGTGAATagttttcttcttctatttCCATATGTAGcggacccaaaaaaacgggatgGATGTGTGCACAGTTCTCACtgtataaatattttgtgacagCACCAATAGTCAGCCCAGCaatactgtcacaatatcaatattgaggtatttggccAAAAATATCGCGATATTTGGTTTTGTCCGTGTTGGCAAGCTTGCTATTCAGAGAGACTTTGACGTCAAAATAGCTAAACATAcataacaaaaatgacaagGTGACTCAGagatttaaaatgacaaaaatatagaccatacatgatgaaaaatgactgatttaaaaaagagtaactggaaaaaaaaataaccatattgataaattaataaagTTATCATTTAAGAATTTATCTATCCAGTTATAGTTTTACCAATagtatttttttcacttatcaAGAGTTTCTTCCCTGTTGTTCTGTTCTGCCATTTGAGATGGGGGATCAACTCCATGAAGATCGATAAAGTATCACATTTCTGTcaatattatacatatatggtGACTTCCGCAAGGGTCAAACACTGATTTCTGAATATCCATAAACTCCTTAAAAGGCAGGTGAGCAACAAATTGAAAAGGGAAAATTCAACCAAAGTGAAATACTGGTTTGATTTAGGGATCACGGCTGAGACAAACTGATGTGGGAGTTTCTGCTCTCACATCAGGATCTTGGCCCGGCCCCAGTGTTCAAGCAGAGCCGGAGAATAAGTAGAACTGATCCTGGGCCAGTGTTCAGGGCCGCCTCTACCTCCAGCAGGCTTGGTCCGGGTCACTCACACAGGGGGGTAGAACACTGTAATTGGGAACTTAGATCACCGTTATCCTTcgcctctccctccttccttttttctttcccttcttcctctccctcctcctcctcctcctcctcttcctctcgccTGATGAAAATTTCCTTGATGGTgatcagctccttcttcacctcctcctgctcctcctctgccagagaggagaggaatgcTTGCACctacagacagaagaggagaaaacaggagtgtgtttgagagaaaaagacaagaaaagaaagcagaaggacaaggagagacagaacagaaagcTATAATACAGGAGCTGGAAGATATGGTCGAAAAATCAGGATAACAATATgcacaaggatttttttttttgatatgaaTATAAACCACAATATGATTAATATATGCAAAATCACATGTTAACAGTGAACTATGCCCAAATTCAGGGTTGACTCAAGTAAGgactatttatttatctcacctgataaaaaaatgtgcaataagCATGAAACATATAAGTTGGGGCAACAAAGAGAACCATGTTGACTAAACTCAATCAGATTTTGTGCATAATCCATGTTTTTCGTCAGGTGAGTCTAAAAAAGTCCTCACTTTAGGGATGCACCAATCCACTTTTTTCAGTGCTGATCCAATTCTTTCttgactattattattatcattattgtttttggTGGTAGTATCATGTATAAGTTTACATGAGGCTGTGATAAACCACACTAAACATCTTTTTAAAgagcataaatacacaaaaatgcattcaatTTAACTGCATGTCCATGTAGGCCTCACATACAAACAGGTGCAGGAGTGCAAATCGCTAAGGCAActcctttaatgttttgaaaactTGAATAAATGAAGGGCACAGCGCTACATTATCAACTCGTAAGTAGATTTCGCTCATAGTAATGACTGCTACAATAGGATTTTCTGATTTGACAGCAGCACCAACTTGAGCCACTGTAGCACTGTATTATAATCAGCACAATGCATCTGGGAAGGTGCtgccaaagaaaaagaaaacgcCTGTGTTCACTTGCTGCAACCAGGCTAACAGACTGTTGGGTCGATATGTTAACTACAAAAATATAACAGAAACACTACAGATGacattgtgtgtgcacatctatCGTGTATCATCAATACATGGATCGGTGACGTCAGTCCGCTATCCAATCCATGAATTACGTCTGGATCGGCACCCTGCATCCCTTCTTCATTTCAGGCAATTTGACAAAGTGCACATTTggttttaattaaatcaaaaagTGTGATGTCCAAACAACACTTACAAAAAATCCATCAAAAATGCTTCATagttatttttgtcagttttaaaatataaatttgatTGTTATCATCAGTGCAGAAGGCAGAATTGTGTGCCCTGATATCCCCGAATCACCACATGACCTCAATATGAGTCTGCTGAAACACCAGAAATGATGGTATTGAATTATTACCCAGCCATGCTACAATACTTCCAGTGTGTATATCTCATGTTTGGCTGCAGTAGTTCTGTGTGTTCCTTGCCTTGGCCTCGCTCTCATTGGACAGTATCTCCAGGGCCTCCAGGTGTGACAGGCCCTGGTAGTCGTCAAACAGAATCCCATAGTGAGCTGTGGGCTCGCTGACTGGCTGGTTGCTGAGACGTGCTCGCTCCTTCTCCTTGGCTTCCTTCAGCATctgagaaaagacaaaagacaaaatcaatATGACAAAATCAACACCATACAACTTTATTGATAAGCCGTCATTTCTCAAGACGCTGCAGTTTCCTCAAAAACTACAGAACAAAATGCGgcagaaaaatggaaaacagttCCATTGTGGTTTAAATAGTTGCATGCTGGTTATTTGTGAGTGCATgttagtgctgtgtgtgtgtgtgtgtgtgtgtgtgtgtgtgtgtgtgtgtgtgtgtgtgtgtgtacctggctcagggatgcagttttctgcaTCAGGGTCTTGGTCTTCCTGAAGCCCGGGTCACTCTCAGCAAGAACAGTCATGGTTTTCTTTCCAATGAACTCCAAGGCATCCAAACCCCCACTGATCACTGACTTGCcctagaggagagagagagagagagagagagagagatcaaaacTGTGGGCTAAACTgacatgcatatttatttacaaattcatgcacatacacaaacacttgaGCAGAGgccaaggagagagaaaaatatgatGTGTCATGTGTCTTTAtataatatgtaaatatatgtattttcctTTAAGCATGTATTTTTTACTAAGCAAGCTAAGTCCAGTTAGCGGTGGGTTTGAGCACTCTAAAATGTTGATCTTATTGATGTCATCATTACTGTAATCTTATTTTTctaaagaaatgtgaaaaaaacatgtggCATTATCTTAAAACAGTCACAATAAGAAGTCAAGTGA of Myripristis murdjan chromosome 1, fMyrMur1.1, whole genome shotgun sequence contains these proteins:
- the fam114a1 gene encoding protein NOXP20 isoform X3, whose translation is MSQADPADSDTSPPPSQPLHTEPDSFSEDVLSAPLPPPLIPEGAHHPAPTEETIGDNAAKGDASQFAADQPERGAEGEVAECDQAVSLEPDTAAAEEEMEKEKEKSWGGWGSWGKSLLTSATTTVGQGLSSVKVKAGEALRLHRTSVGEEAQEEEEGVEEKMDGGGRGGEASLSDPSQSPTSKGVFSTITHAVQNTGKSVISGGLDALEFIGKKTMTVLAESDPGFRKTKTLMQKTASLSQMLKEAKEKERARLSNQPVSEPTAHYGILFDDYQGLSHLEALEILSNESEAKVQAFLSSLAEEEQEEVKKELITIKEIFIRREEEEEEEEEGEEEGKEKRKEGEAKDNAADGEEFVSILTELLFELHVAATPDKLNKARMRAHDWVSEVEQPVTTETVGRETEDQPGVEASPGEKEEEEEEKTEKPEGDEVRGEKEEKKEKESDPRSVEAVYLSSVGSLAEVTARSIEQLHKVAELILHGQELEKPAKDQAHILTRLTSAMCKEVGSLAKKFSDTLLIVGGQRKAEELNPLVDSVLLEGSNSTNYIQNAFQLLLPVLQISHIQSQHCRAATEPPTQTQH
- the fam114a1 gene encoding protein NOXP20 isoform X1; protein product: MSQADPADSDTSPPPSQPLHTEPDSFSEDVLSAPLPPPLIPEGAHHPAPTEETIGDNAAKGDASQFAADQPERGAEGEVAECDQAVSLEPDTAAAEEEMEKEKEKSWGGWGSWGKSLLTSATTTVGQGLSSVKVKAGEALRLHRTSVGEEAQEEEEGVEEKMDGGGRGGEASLSDPSQSPTSKGVFSTITHAVQNTGKSVISGGLDALEFIGKKTMTVLAESDPGFRKTKTLMQKTASLSQMLKEAKEKERARLSNQPVSEPTAHYGILFDDYQGLSHLEALEILSNESEAKVQAFLSSLAEEEQEEVKKELITIKEIFIRREEEEEEEEEGEEEGKEKRKEGEAKDNGDLSSQLQCSTPLSADGEEFVSILTELLFELHVAATPDKLNKARMRAHDWVSEVEQPVTTETVGRETEDQPGVEASPGEKEEEEEEKTEKPEGDEVRGEKEEKKEKESDPRSVEAVYLSSVGSLAEVTARSIEQLHKVAELILHGQELEKPAKDQAHILTRLTSAMCKEVGSLAKKFSDTLLIVGGQRKAEELNPLVDSVLLEGSNSTNYIQNAFQLLLPVLQISHIQSQHCRAATEPPTQTQH
- the fam114a1 gene encoding protein NOXP20 isoform X2, translating into MSQADPADSDTSPPPSQPLHTEPDSFSEDVLSAPLPPPLIPEGAHHPAPTEETIGDNAAKGDASQFAADQPERGAEGEVAECDQAVSLEPDTAAAEEEMEEKEKSWGGWGSWGKSLLTSATTTVGQGLSSVKVKAGEALRLHRTSVGEEAQEEEEGVEEKMDGGGRGGEASLSDPSQSPTSKGVFSTITHAVQNTGKSVISGGLDALEFIGKKTMTVLAESDPGFRKTKTLMQKTASLSQMLKEAKEKERARLSNQPVSEPTAHYGILFDDYQGLSHLEALEILSNESEAKVQAFLSSLAEEEQEEVKKELITIKEIFIRREEEEEEEEEGEEEGKEKRKEGEAKDNGDLSSQLQCSTPLSADGEEFVSILTELLFELHVAATPDKLNKARMRAHDWVSEVEQPVTTETVGRETEDQPGVEASPGEKEEEEEEKTEKPEGDEVRGEKEEKKEKESDPRSVEAVYLSSVGSLAEVTARSIEQLHKVAELILHGQELEKPAKDQAHILTRLTSAMCKEVGSLAKKFSDTLLIVGGQRKAEELNPLVDSVLLEGSNSTNYIQNAFQLLLPVLQISHIQSQHCRAATEPPTQTQH